DNA sequence from the Anser cygnoides isolate HZ-2024a breed goose chromosome 7, Taihu_goose_T2T_genome, whole genome shotgun sequence genome:
CAGTCCCctcccctggctgctgcaggctcccaGGCCAGgcgctggggagagctggggtgCGGGCACACACGGCTGTGATGGGCGATGCCCCGTGTGCCCCTGTGTGCCCACTGCAGCTCCCGGGGCTTTTCTCCGTCAAAAGCACTCCGCTAGCACTTGCTCTGCAGCAATAAATCAGCTGGGTGCTCACGGCAGCGTGGGCCCACGCTGGGTTCCCTAGAACGGCTCAGCAAGGTGGGAGCTCGGTGCCAGCTCCCGGCTGCGCAGCGTGACCCATTTATTGCCCGGTGTTTCCACAAGAAGCCCGACGTGCACAGCTCAGGGGTCGTCCTGGCAGCTCTCTGGGCTGTACCTGGCTCTCGGTGCCCCTCCTGCTCACAGCCTGGCAGGGAGCTGcgtggggaccccccctgcCGTGATGCACCGTGCGTGTGTGTCGAGCTGGCAAGTTCTCAGCTCCGAGGACACGGGAGCCCTGGGGCCACGGGCAGGTGACCAGCACTAGGGctcagaggcagggctgggggagaagaggCTGCTCGGGGAGCAAGGGCAGAGCCGAGGTCGCCCCATGCCGCCTCTCCTCCCCGCTCCGGTCCCCGGGGCTCAGCGCAGCGCAGGATGCCGTGCGCGCAGGAGCTGGATGCACGACTCGCCTCCGATCAGAGCCGGATCTGGGGCTGCCGACAGCCCCTTTCTCTCCCGCGCTGCTCCTTTCAGCCTGtgcctccccgcggccccggctgACGCAGCTGCAGATGAAGAGACAAGGAGAGGCAGGCAGCACTCCCGGCCCGCTCTGCCGTCCCCTGGGAGGCACAGGCACGGCAGCTTCAGACCCAGGCTCTCTGGCAGCCCCGCTATCAGCAGAGAGCGGCCGGCCGGCTGGCTGctgagctgtgccggggggttAAGATGCCCAGGCAGCCAGagctggggtgcaggggggggtcTGGGACCCCTGGTGCAGAGCCATagggtgctgcagctcccaccagtGCTCTCCCCACCTGGGATGACTCCCGGGAACCCTAAAACCACCCCAGCCCAGGAGAAGTGGGGGCACGGCCATacaaagccctgcagccccatgcTGGGGCGGCCAGCCTCGGGGCTTGGTGCAAGCAGGGTGGCGGTGCGAggggtccctgtccccttgTGGCACTCTGGAGGGGACCACAGTGTCCCTTGCGGGAGGCAGGAGCACACCAGGAGGGGACACTTGAGGATGTCTCCAGCAGGGGGAAGCAAGGGGGGgggtcctcctgcagcccacaCCTCGCAGCGCTTGGaccacgctgctgctgccatggAAACTGCCTGCGGAGCATCATCCTGCCGCTCCGGCCAGGGAGACAAGGCcaccgctgtccccagccttcCCAGGCCCCAGCCAGGGTGCTGTGACACCCTGAGCCCAGCCAGGAGCACCCGGGAACGAGCACTGCCCAAGCCCGGCAAGCCCAGTCCCAcccagctgctggtggctgctgaCCCCAAGCACGGAGATGGGCCCgtacggggttttggggtgggctGCATGGGTTTGACTGGGCAGGCATGGCTGGGTGCtgtggtggggtgggggcaccccggAAGGGACACCCCGGGCGAAGCGGCGATGGAGAGGCCAGGGAAGTgctggcaggggctgcctggtgCCGTTCCCAGACAAACCCAGCTCCCACGCGGCCAGGGGCTCCACGCTGCTTGGCCTCCCACAAACATAAATCATTTTCTAATTTATAACATGAATAATTGATTTTGCCTCCGTAGCTGGCGATAAATCTCCTGTGCGCACAtgcataagaaaataataataatgaaagcGATCAGGAGCTGCCGCCATCGATTACCTGCAAGAGGGGCCACGGTCCCCTCTGGGACAtggtgggctggggctggggctgctcccgaCGGGCGCCGGGTGGCCCTGCTCGGTGTGAGCCTTCCTCATCCTGCCCTGGGGCCACGGGGCTGGCAGGGATGGCCCTACACATCTCAGCCTTGCCCAAGGGTTGCCCTGCTCAGCTCCCAGGAGAGATCCTGCAGGGCTGCGGCGATGGAGCACAGCCTCCTTGTTCCCCACTGAGCCCAAATcaagggaaataaaaggaaaaatgcatcaTCGCCTGGGCCTGCCACCCAGCATGGAATAGCCAGGTCCTGGTGCTCAGGTGCCCCCGGTGCTGAGCCCTCAGGGCTGTACTGGCACATACGGGCAGGCACGCAGCTCCGTGTCCCCTGGGCTgtcccctgcctccagcagagcccagccggTCCCCGTGCGCCCCGTCCCTCCAGCCCGGGAGTGctcggcggcggcagcgcctCATTAGGAGCCGAGGCTGCGCTGCTCCCCGGCACGCTCCCCCGCCACCCACGCCGCCGGCGAACGCGTGCGAGCGCCGGGGCCGTGTTCATTATCTGCTCGGCAGCCAGCCTCGCTCCACGCCAAACCCCAGGAAGGATGCGGAGCCACGCGGCCCGGCGCAGACACCTTCCCTCCGCCCGTTCGTCTGGGCCTCCGAGGCGCTGagcaccccgcagccctccGCCTGCAGCGGGAAGGCAGGATGCGGCCCGAGGGGCGCCTGGGAGCCTCCGAGCAGCCAGCAGCGCTCCCGCTGCCTACGTGACATTAAAAGCTAATGGGAAATCAATGGCAGCCTCCCGCGGGGTCACGCCGGCGGGCAGCGCTGCGGGAAGCGGGAGGCCTGCGCCCACCGCTCCTGTTGGCCATGGAGCCCCGTGTCCTTGTGTCCCTGTGTCCTTGTTGCCCCATACCCttgtgtccccgtgtccttgTCACCCCATGTCCTTGTTACCCCATGTCCTTGTCACCCCATGTCCTTGTTACCCCGTGTCCTTGTGTCCCTGTGTTCTTGTGTCCCTGTGTCCTTGTGTCCCCACCCCGGGTCCTTGTTTCCCCATGTCCTTGTCACCCCATGTCCTTGTTGCCCCATACCCTTGCGTCCCCGTGTCCTTGTCATCCCATGTCCTTGTGTCCCTGTGTCCTTGTGTCCCCATGTCGTTGTCGCCCTGTGTCCTTGTCGCCCCACGTCcttgtgtccccatgtcctcgtgtccccgtgtccttgTGTCCCTGTGTCCTTGTCACCCCATGTCCTTGTTGCCTTGTGTCCTTGTCACCCCATGTCCTTGTCACCCCATATCCTTTTTGCCCCATATCCTCGTTGCCTCATAATATCCTTGTCTCCCCATGTCCTTGTCTCCCCATGTCCTTGTCACCCCATATCCTTGTCACCCCATGTCCTTGTCTCCCCACATCcttgtgtccccatgtccttgtCTCCCCATGTCCTTGCCACCCCATGTCCTTGTCTCCCCACATCCTTGCCTCCCCATGTCCTTGTCACCCCATGTCCTTGTCTCTCCATGTCCTTGTCTCCCCATGTCCTTGTCTCCCCATACCTTTGTCACCCCATATCCTTTTTGCCCCATATCCCTGTTGCCCCATAATATCCTTGTATTCCCATATCCTTGCCTCCCCATGTCCTTGTCTCCCCACATCCTTGCCTCCCCATATCCTTGCCACCCCATATCCTTGTCACCCCATGTCCTTGTCACCCCATGTCCTTGCGTCCCCACGTCCTcgtcccgctgccccccagcacagctcccgGCAGCACATCCCACTTGCCCGTCGGGGTTCCCGCGCCCACGGACGCCCTAAAAGCCGGCCCCGACGACCCTCGGGGGGGTTCCCTGGGGGACACGGAGCCCCCGGAACGGGGAGGGAGCAGCCGGGCCACCGGGGTcacccgccgccgccgcccccccggccgccacggcgccccccggggccgccccgccgcgctgcAGCCCGGTGGCGGGGGGCGGTGCCGCGCCCCCGCGGGTGCCGGTGCGGGTGTGGGCGCGCggggcggtgccggtgccggtgccgccgcACTACAGGTCCCGGCGCACCCcgcggcgggacggggcgggctCGGCGTGGcggaagcggcggcggcggcgcggagcggcggGGGACCCGGCGAGGCCACCGGTAACGCccgcgccgagcccccccccccccccccgacgggCGGCCCCCGCTGCGGGcacgggcaccgggggggcaccggcgAGGGGCGAgagcggcccggggggggcgcccccTGCCCGGTCCCCGCCGTCCCCTtcctgtcccctgccccggCGCGCCCGGGCGGCTGCCGGAACCCCTCGGGCCGCGCAGCCCGGCTGCCTCGTCCCCGCTCCTCGTCCGACGGGGCGGGAGCCCGCCGTGCTGGGCGGCCGCGGGCTCCGGCCCCCCGCACCGGGGGCTGATTGTGCGCCCGTGCCCCCCGGCTCCGGCGCTGGGGGGCTGCGTTTTGGGGCTCGCTCGCCCTGCcaccgccgtgcccccccggtCAGCCCCCGTCGGGGCCGGCGGGCTCGTCGCCGCCGCGAGCCGTCCAGGTgcccggctctgcccggccGCGCTGGTTTTgcttccctgcagctgccttgGGGAGGCCCCCGCCTCGTTTGCATTTTTCTGgttaaaaacagtaattctgCCCTTTCGAGGCATCTTTATTTTTGGGCCGTCATTAATTTTCCCTCcccccttatttatttatagaccTCCTCGCTTTTGTGCTGATCCTGCCCTGGTATATATTTGTAAAGCCCTTCGTATTCCCCGTACCCCCCTCGCCTACTAACTCCTTCTGCTTTTGTgttgtccctttttttttttttttcccctgcagctgtTAAGGGACGGTATCGACCTATAAATCACCTCCTGCCTGAAATGTCCCCCGTCTCTTGTTCCAGGTATCTCCTAGGAGCATCGGGAGCGAGAGGCGCAATTGAaatctctcccttttctccGCGTGCTTCCCTTTGACAGCCCGCCGGTGTCGGCGCTTCGCCATCTCCTCGCATGGTTCTGTGCCCGGTACCGTGCCTGGAGCACGTCCCTCTCCcgggggcagggcagggaggtcTCAGAGCCCCAGCAACCGCAGGGCCGGGTCAGGCgtggggtgggcagcagccccccgctCTCAGGGTGCTTTGCTTGGCGTCGCGTTGTGCCGGCGGCTCTGTGCCACTGCATCACCCCGTAGCCAGTCCGGCCTCACCCTGCCGGGTACCCAGGTCCTTCCGTGGCCCTGCTGCATGAGCCCGTCCTGCTCTGGTTAGAGCAAGAGAGGTGTGGAACGGCTGATATCTGTGATGGGAGACACCTGGGAAGCCTTGCAGCTTCCTAAAAGGGTGCAGGGAGGTGGCGGGTGCGGACGGGCAGCTCCTGTCCCTGTTCTGGGTGCCGGCACCGTGCAGCCAGCGAGCACTTCGAGGTGAGCTTCCTAATCGGGGCTGTTTAGAATCTCCTCGTAGCTTCGTTTTTATTAGTAGCTGTGGGATATTTTTCACCTGAGCTGCGGCAGGCTGTAAAGAGTGACATTGCCAGCGTGCGAGCTGCGCGCCGAGGCTGCGCGTGGTCCCCCTGGGGCGCTTCCCGCTCCCCGAGCAGCGCTGCGAGCCGCGGCCCCCGAGGTGTTGCCGTTCCCTGCCCGCCGTCAAGGCTTTAAGGTTACGTGCTCTATCGATGGCAGTATGGATTGAGTGGAATTAGAAACCTCGAAGGCTAAAAATACAGCGCCCTGCCAGGAAATGAGGCAGCCTGCTGGGAGGGCGCTGGGTGgcacttcaacttttccaggAACTGGCACGCTGCGTGCGAGCCCGACAGCCCGGCATCCGTGCATGGCCCtaagagagggaggagaggagcgcTGCCCGTGCACGGTGCCGGTGGTTGCAGAGGAGCAGCACGGGCAGGCACGGTGCCCAGGCAGCTGCTCAGACCTCACAAACTCGTGCCGGGGCCTTGTGCGCCGCAGCCGAGCCCGCACGGCGCGGGGGAGAGGAGATACAGGGCGAGCGGTGACTTGGTCCCCAAGTTTGGGGTctgtggggctgccctgcccagcGTAGTGTGAATGAGacctgcagccagggctgttGCTCTGCCTCCCGGAGCGTGAAATCAGTTGGAGGTGACGCGTGGCCGTGGCATCTGATGAAGTGTGTAATAGACTGGGGGCAGGAGCTGCGCTGCCCttagcagtaaaaaaaaaacccaaaccctctCTGCTGCGGTGTCCCTGCCAGcccgggctggctgctgggggctgctgcaaCCTTGCTGTGTTTGTGCCTTGCTTTGCCTGCTGTTCCCTGCATGACACGCCGGGGGACAGGAGCTGCCTGCCGCATGGCTGCGGGACGCGGCTCGTCCCCGGCAGCGCGCGGGGAGAGGATGCTCCCAGCACCGCCCGTCTGGCTAATGCCGCACCATCTGCTCTGGAGGGTGAGGCAAGGTGAATGGCAAGCTTTCGAGGAGCCCATAAATCCTGCGTGCGAAGGCTCTTCTTGGAGGTGACTTGGGATGTGCCTGGAGCAatgctgctcctggctgggctCCCCGAGCGGCACTGGCACGTGCGGTGgctgaagggaaaggagagcacCCTTGCTGGGCAGCGTCCCGGGGCTGGAAATCCTTGCTCCCGCTGGGGAGCAGCGCTGATGGGGCTCAGCAGTCCCCCTGCAGGCTCAGCCCCTTTTGctggaggggagcaggagcagcaccaaAAGCCCCGGCTCCTGCACGGGGCGCAGGTCGCACGGTTGGTGCGGTGGCACAGCCACGTTGTCTGCCAGGCCTGGCTGCGGGGGGCATTTCCCTGGGGAAATTCCCCCCTTGGAGGGAGTGGAAGCAGCTCCGCAGCCTTGCGAGCGAGGCGAGTGGTGGAGAACGCtcttttccctattttttaGCTGTAAAATGCCCTCAGCCCCATGGCCGTGCCTCCGAAACGGCATCAGGCGTGTGGCCTcgcagctgggtgctgctccccGTGGGCAGGCAGATGTGGCTGGAAGGTGTTTGCTGAGGAAGCGTGTGTTAGATAGCCTTACGTGTGCCAAAATGCTGATGGCCgggggctcccggtgccccctccccaccggCACATGGCTAGGCTGGGCTGCCGCTCGGTGAGAAAATGCATAGCGCCTCGGTGCTGAAAAATGACTAACCCCGAGCTTGGACGGTTTATAGGATGCGTTGCTTTTTTCTCAGTCGATAAAGATAAAGGGGACCATTCTGCCAGCGAAATTAGTGTatcaaagaagggaaaaaaaaaagacaagcgCCGCGTATGTCTCCGCAGTGAGAAAAATGGTGGGGGCAGCGTCGCCCCGgtgccccctcctgccccgcaCCGAGCGCCCacgggggtgggcaggggcatGGAGCTCCTGGGGAGCACCGGGGCTGAGCCTTGAGGTGTGGGGTGAGACCCTGATCTttgggggctgtgctgggctgggaggtgTGAACAGGGGGCAGCCGGGTCTTTGCCGGTGGTTTCGCCACTGAAGCCGCCGAGCCGCCTGCTGTCTCCATCTCCCCGTGCCGGGCTTGCTGGCGGTTTCATGAGAGCCGGGAGAGACCCATCCATCACGCCAGGGCTCTGCGGGGAGCGCTGCCTCCATCCGTCTGcctgtctgtccgtccatccgGCAGGTGCGGGCAGCCCCAGGTGCTTCCCAGCTGGCTGTGGGGCACAGCGGGCTCTGGCAGCCCGGCACTGCCGGCTCTTCGAGCGGGGCCACGGGCACCGTGCGTGCCACCgccggccggggccgcccgTCCCGGAGGCTCGGCGCGGTTcgcggggaggggagaggagcctAATGTACCGGAGGTGCCGCGGAAATGAGAGCCTTGGACGGATTCCTGGCCCTATTGATCCGCCGGCAGTTTATGCATCCTGACATTCATAATCTCGGTAGGCTCTGATGTTCCAGATTAATGGGCCCAGGGGCTGTCCATCCGTCACTTCACATTAATTACTGAAGAGGTGTTTTTCCAGTGATTTACCTGACAGCGGCCCGTGATGAATACCCCTAAACAGAGTGGGCAGTGATTAATCATggggccccggcccggccccgctctgccTTCCCCTCAGCCACAGcgcagccccccaccccatccgTCTCCATAAACGCTGCCTGATGCATATTTATAGGGGCACGGGGCCTGGCAGATAGCAGCGCGCCTGGTTGTGccaaagatgatgaaaaataaatctctgctgggatggggcagcccGGGAGCCTGGCACGGCCACGGCTTCTCGCCAGGATGTCCCCGTCCCGACCTGCTCAGCGTGCTGGCACCGGGGATGCTGTGGGTGTGTGTTCAGCCCCATGCattcagcaggagcagagcttcccgtgcctgcagcaccagggctggggtgggcagTGGAGTCCCATTTTTGCTCTCAGCACCTCCTGTCTCCTGTGTGATGTTTGCACCGTGATGGTGATGGTGAGGCTGGTCCCCTCCAGGGGACCTGGAGCACGGTGCCGAGCCACCGGGAACTGTCCTGGGAACCGCAGGCAGCCCCCGTCCTCTGCCCAGCTCCTCTGGCTGTGCCAGTCCTTGCAGCAGCGAGTCCTGCTGGTTGCGAGGCGCTGCAGGCGGCGTGGCTGCCCCTGCTGGCTGGCTTTCAGCTTAGCCAGACCTTTGGTAGTCGCATGCCAGCTCCTCATCTCACACCCGTGTGCCAGgtccccgctgcagccccgTCTCCTCCGTGCGTGGCACGGTCGCTGGCTGCCCCTCGTCCCTGCCCTGCGATTCCTGGTGCCCTGCAGCCCGGTGCTCCAGGGACGGGAGCCCTGGGACTGCCTCCTACCTGCCCACCCCGCTCCCGTGGTGCTTGGCCCGAGGGCTGCTCGGGCCGCGGGTGGCACTGACGCTTCTCCCCTCCGCAGGTGGCGGCGGCACCATGCAGCCGGAGGCGGAGGGCGGCCGGGTGCGCCGCAGGAAGCCCGACATGGCGCTCTACGTGCCCAAAGCGCGGCGGGAGAGAGCGGCGCAGGAGGTGGCTGCGAACCACCGGGAGCCCGAGAAGCAGCACCCGGCGCTGGACGTCGGCCGGGGCGGCTCCGAGGGGCAGAGGCGAAGCCCCGGGGCCAGGACGCACGTGGGCAGAGCAGCCGGCAGAGAGAGCAAGGCGGGCGCTCGCCCCAAGGAGCCCCGGGCAGCCTCCGCCGGGGATGGAAGGGTACCAGGTGTGTGCAGCCGGGGCTCCAGGGCTGGCACGGAGCCGGGAGGCAGCCCGGAGAACCTGAGGGCATTGCCCAGTGTGCAGGAGCCAAGCGTGGCTCTGAGCGCCGCCCAGCCCTCGGACAGGCAGGACGATGCATCACAGGACGCAGGGCTCAGGGACCGAAGCTGTGGGGTGCTGAGGACAGTGCCGGACCCGCTGTCCCCGCAAGGTGCCCAGCCTGGGGATGCGGGGGTGACCCCTGAGCCTGGGGGTAACCCCGATAACCCAACGGCAGCTCCGCCGAGCGTGGTGTGTCGGACAGAGCCAGGCGGGTCAGAGCGTCTGGGGGACAGCACCCCGGGTCCGGGCAGGGACCTCTCGGGGTGCCCGGCACAGGGTGCCCTGCAgccggcaggggagggcagcCCGGGCAGTGTGCCCCAGCTCACCTGTGAGGGTGCGGGTCTGGAAGACcgggaagaggagaaaaaggagcatGGGGTGTCTCTCCTCGCAGGGCAGAGCGAGGGCTGTGCCCCCCGGGCcacaggggaggaggaggagaggcagggaggcagcaccgtggctgccccaggaggagctgcctgcGACGCTGGGTGCTCAAGGGGCGGCGTGGGTGACGGGTTGGTGCCACcggggcaggctgcaggcagcacatcCCAGCTCCTGCCGGAGCACACGGGGCAGCTGCCGCCCGGCAAGGAGCAGAGCGCTGGCAGTGCCGGGCATGCCGGTGGGGAGGGAGTCCCTGCGCCCCGTGGCAGCACCGGCGCtgggagcagcccagcaggggcagagagtggcACTGGGGAAGGGGCTCCCCCGCGAAGCCACGAAGCCCCGCCGTCCctggagctgctgtgctgcgCTGTGGAGCGGCTTTCGTCCGGGACCTGGGCTGAGGAGCAGGTGCAGGTGGATGAGTACGAAGACTCgctgcagcagcaccgggaggaagaggaggaagaggagggaggtcTCCGTAGCAGCTCCCCAAAGCCAGGGCAGGCGAGCACCGAGACCCAGAGCCACGGCAGCCCGGGCGGCGAGGAGAGCTGGGACGCGCTCTTCAACGACGACGGGGACTGCCTGGACCCACGCCTGCTGGAAGAGGTGAGCTCGGCGAGTCGGTGAGcctgggggtggctggggggtgGCTCTGGGCTCTGTCCTTGGGGTGCTGCCTGGCCGTGCAGCGTGCTGGCACTTCCAGCCACCCCCAGGGGACGAGTGGTGCCGAAAGGTCCAGGAGGGTGCTGCTGGGAGCTCCTCGCCCCTGCCTGGACCCATTCCCCTCCTGTCCCTCGGTGCCAGCGAGGCCCTGCGAAGGCTGGGGGAGATCTTCCCTTTGTAGTACATAAAGTGCACCCAGTAAAACGTGCTCGAGAGCCGTAAACTGCAACTGCACCCTCGTGAAAGCAGGGCTGGTAATAAAGAAATGGGCTGAGACGTATGGGCTCCCATTGAAATAGCAACATGAAGTTTCCTGAAAACTGCATCTTCTTAATCAGCTGTGGCTCATTACCATGCCCTCCTGTAAGCGTGTGCCTAAATTTACTACAATTAGCTGCTTAGCACTGGGAGCCGTGCCGTTCTCCTGCCGTTCGCAAGGAAAGCTCGGCTTCTGCAATGAGCCTGGAAATCcattattgcattttaaatcagCGGCGTAAAACTGGTAATGTTCGGAATGACATTAATGGACCCAAAGTAACAAACAGCGCTAATATTAAAAACGAATGTCCAGCCCTGACTGAGAGCGGGGCTCCAAGTGCCCGATAATAGCGGTGTGCAGGAATGGGATTAGCTCCGGAGGGTTTTCCCTGGGCTTGCACGGGGACGTGGCCGTGCCGTGTTATGGTGTGGCCGTGGGATGCTGCGGGCAGTTTGTGCCACGCAGCGTCAGTGCTGGCTCTGAGGAGCTCTGGAGCACCCGTGTTACATCCCCCGTGCACTCGCTCTGAGTCAGGGTTGGCCTTTCCAGGGAGCTTCCCCAGATGGGTGAAGAAGGACCTGAAAAGGGGATTTATCCGTGAAAAGTTGCCgtttttcccccctccacccTCGGAGTCCCGTGCCGAGCCTGGTTGCTTCGCGATGCCTCCGAGCTGCTGGGAGGCAGATGCGCCTGCTCGGGGAGGGTTCGGGCTCTCGGGGAGATGTAGCTGTTGTTAATTAActaaaaggacaagaaaattaGTAGCGTTCTTCGTCATAACTGAATCCTTATGCGCTGCGGATAGCCGGCAGAGAGCAAGATTTATGACGTTCTGTGTCGGGAAGAGATTTCTGATAGCAGACGGCTCTTTAATCTAGCAGGAAAAAACATAACGAGATCCACTGGCTGGAAGCTGAAGCCAGCTGAAGCCAGACTCGAAGCCAGGCGCACGTTTTTAACACGGAGGGTACTTAACCACTGGAACAATTTCCTTGCGGCCTTGCCGGATTCTCCACCAGCTTGCCGTGGCTAAACCCGAGCCGGGTGTCGGCGTGTGAGGGACCCGCTGTGCCTCCCCGGGGCTCTGCCCTGCAAGAGGAGCTGTGGGGTGAGGACAGCGCCTGGGGCACTgcgtgctggtggcagcagctctccGAATCCGTCCCCGC
Encoded proteins:
- the R3HCC1L gene encoding coiled-coil domain-containing protein R3HCC1L, producing the protein MQPEAEGGRVRRRKPDMALYVPKARRERAAQEVAANHREPEKQHPALDVGRGGSEGQRRSPGARTHVGRAAGRESKAGARPKEPRAASAGDGRVPGVCSRGSRAGTEPGGSPENLRALPSVQEPSVALSAAQPSDRQDDASQDAGLRDRSCGVLRTVPDPLSPQGAQPGDAGVTPEPGGNPDNPTAAPPSVVCRTEPGGSERLGDSTPGPGRDLSGCPAQGALQPAGEGSPGSVPQLTCEGAGLEDREEEKKEHGVSLLAGQSEGCAPRATGEEEERQGGSTVAAPGGAACDAGCSRGGVGDGLVPPGQAAGSTSQLLPEHTGQLPPGKEQSAGSAGHAGGEGVPAPRGSTGAGSSPAGAESGTGEGAPPRSHEAPPSLELLCCAVERLSSGTWAEEQVQVDEYEDSLQQHREEEEEEEGGLRSSSPKPGQASTETQSHGSPGGEESWDALFNDDGDCLDPRLLEELSGGEKRRQSLQEPRFDYYGAEPAAPDLSDAELPHVIEIYDFPPDFRTEDLLRVFCSYQKKGFDIKWVDDTHALGIFSSPITARDALSTKHLMVKTRPLSQGTRAAKAKARAYADYLQPAKERPETSAALARRLVIGALGVRSPQTPAQRDAERKKLQEARERKRLENKQREDAWEGRE